A segment of the Polyangiaceae bacterium genome:
AGGTGATCTGGGCGGAGGAGTGGGACTCGCTCCTCGACAAGGACAACGAAGGCGTGCTGCGGCGCCGCATGAACGAGGTGGTGGACGGCCAGTGGCAGCGTTACACCACGGCGTCTGGCGACTACACGCGGAAGGACTTCTTCGGAACGGATCCGCGGCTCCTCGAGATGGTGGAGCACCTCTCCGACGAAGAGATCCGCAAGCTGCGTCGCGGCGGACACAGCCACGTCAAGCTCTACGCGGCTTACAAGGCGGCGGTGGAGCAGACCGGTCGCCCCACGGTGATCCTCGCGCACACCGTCAAGGGATGGACTCTTGGCCACTCCTTCGAGGGCAGCAACGTCACTCACCAAAAGAAGAAGATGGAACTCGCGGAGCTCAAGGCGTTCCGCGATCTCTTGAAGCTGCCGGTGCCTGACGACAAGCTCGCTGAGGCTCCGTTCGTGCACCCTGGCATGAACAGCCCCGAGGTCCAGTACATGCTGGAACGGCGCCGCGCGCTCGGAGGGACGATCCCCAAGCGCAACGACCGTATCCAGGTTCCGTTGGATATGCCCGCTTCCGATTTCTATGCGGAATTCGATGCGGGGATGTCGAAGGGCGAGGCCAGCACCACCATGGTGTTCGCGCGGCTACTCGCCAACCTGATTCGGGACAAGCAGGTTGGGCGCCGTGTCGTGCCGATCATCCCCGACGAGGCGCGCACATTCGGCCTCGACGTCTTGTTCAGTCAGGTCGGCATCTACTCCTCTGCCGGTCAGGTCTACGAGCCCGTCGACAAGGGCAAGCTGCTCTACTACCGCGAGAGCAAGGACGGCCAGGTGCTCGAGGAAGGCATCACCGAGGCCGGATCCATGGCGTCGTTCACGGCGGCTGGCACTGCCTACTCGAACTGGGGTCAACCGATGATCCCGTTCTACATCTACTACTCGATGTTCGGCTTCCAGCGCACCGGGGACCAGATGTGGGCTTTCGGCGACGGCAAGGGGCGCGGCTTCTTGCTGGGAGCGACCGCTGGGCGCACCACGCTGAACGGCGAAGGCCTTCAGCACGAAGACGGCCACAGTCACATCCTCGCGGCGGTGATTCCGAACCTGCGCGCCTATGACGTGGCCTTCGCCTACGAGCTCGCGACGGTGATCCAAGACGGCATGCGCGCGATGTACACTGACGAGGAGGACTGCTTCTACTACATCACGCTGCAGAACGAGAACTACACCCAGCCACCGCTGCCCGACGGCGACGACGTGAAGCAGCACATCGTCAAGGGCATGTATCGGTACCGTGCGGCAAAGGAGCGGCGTCCGCTCCACGTACAGCTCTGGGGTAGCGGTTCGATCATGATGCAGGTCATCGCCGCCGCGGACATCCTGGAAGAACGCTTCGGCGTGTCCTCGGACATTTGGGGCGTCACCAGCTACTCGCGTATGCGCGACGAAGCCTTGGCCTGCGAGCGCCACAACCGGCTGCGCCCCCTCGAGGAGGCGCGCGTGCCTTTCATCAGCACACAGCTGAAGGACGTGGAGGGGCCGTTCGTCGCGGCTACCGACTACATGAAGCTCGTCCCCGACCAGGTTGCGCGTTGGGTGCCCGGCCGCCTCGTGTCCCTGGGCACCGATGGTTTCGGGATGAGCGACACACGGGAAGGCTTGCGACGCCACTTCGAGGTCGACGCCGAGAACATCGCGCTCGCGGCGCTGGATGCATTGCGACTCGAGGGACGGATCCCCGCGGAGAATGTCGCAAAGGCAGTGAGTGAGCTGGGGATCGACGCGGGCAAGGTCGACCCGATGCTCGTCTAGCTCTGACCTACCAACACAGAGAAACGCGCCGTCGGCTTCGCCAGCGGCGCGTTCCTTTTTTGGCGTCGCACGTCTCGCGCCGTGCGGCTGATGCTGCGACCTACTCGGCTGCCGAAGCCGCCGACTCGTACCGGGGAGCTTCGGTCGTGTCGTTCTCCGGGCGCGTCTCTTCCACGACGTCGATGCCCACCTTCTTCGCCCACCACAGAAGGCCAATGACCAGGCTGCGCTTGTCGGATACGAAGCTCGGCGGCTTGCCCTCGAAATAGTGACCCACGAACTGGAAGCCCCAGCCAACGGTGAACATGCTCGCCGCCAGGGGCAGACCCACTACGGTAGCTCCAACCGGGAAGGACGCGGCGATCATCGGGATGCCGATGGTGTGGCAGAACTGGTTCGTCTCGTTCTGGTGGTCGTCGCGGTAGCTGTCCATGAGGGCGGTCCACTCGGCATTCAACTTGAGCTTCTTCATTGGTCGTCTCGTCTTTCTGCGCCCGAAAACCGGCGCCGCGTGAGCCTCGGGAGCCCTGCTGGCTCCTCGGAAAGTTGGCTGGAGGTCAGTCTCGGTCCAGCTCGGGGAGGGCGACGCGAATCAGCGCGTCGACCAGTGCGCTCGTGAAGCGGTCGTCATCCACGACCGACGTCCCGAGCACGTGGGCGTGAACGGAGCCTTCCACCATGCCAAACAGCACGAACGCGGTGGCCGTGGTGTCTCCGGCGAATCCCCAGCGAGCGAGCAGCTGCGCCACCTGGTGCACCAGCGCCTGCTCGCCGAGTGAAGTCAGCTGGTCCAGGTCGCTGTCGGCGTGGCGTCGCTCCGTCAGCACCGCGTGCAGTCCTGGATTTTCCCGGTGGTAATCCATGACCATCAGAACGATGCGTGTCATGCGGGAGCGCACGGCGGCGAGCAGCTCGCGACCCTTGACGTCCCGCACGTCGTCGCCCAGCACCTCGACCGCTTCTCGCGCGATCCGCTGCTGGCGCACGTCGGCGAGCTCCCGCAGCATCACGTCCTTGTCGCCGAAGTACTGATAGAAGGTGCCCGTCGCCACCCCGGCTCGCTCTGCGATCGAGCGCGCCGTCGTCTGAGCGTAACCGTGCGCTGTGAACTCAGCCTCCGCAGCCGCCACGAGGCTCGCCCGGGTGCGCTTCGCCCGCGACTGAGAAGGTTTGCGTACGGCTGCCGTCCCCACGATAGCCGGAAGCATAGACAATCTGAATCTGACGTCAAGTTCAGTTTTGGCAAGGCTGCGGAGAACCGAGGTTTCGCGCGTAGCGCTCCCCGGCTCGCCCCGAATCGTGCCAGAAGGTGGCCCCATGCGTCGCGTGCACCTGGCTCTGATCACGGTTCAGGTGTTGTTTGGGCTGTGGCCGGTGGCCGGATCGGCAGTGTTGGGCGTGCTGAGCCCGCAGGCGCTGATTGGGTTTCGGCTGTTCCTCGGCGCCCCATGTCTGATCCTGGCGGCGCGCTGGGGCCGGTCGTCTGGGCCCCGGCTCACCCTGAAGGATCTGGCGCAGCTATTTGGGTTGGCCATCTTGGGTATCACGGCGAACCAGATCCTGTTCGTCGAGGGCCTCAAGCGTGCCGGGCCGATCAACGCATCGGTGCTCCTACTGATTATCCCTGCGGTAACGCTGTTGGCGGCCACCCTGCTCGGACGGGAGCGCCCGAGTCGCCTGCGTCTGCTGGGCGTGGCCATCGCGATCTCTGGAGCGCTGGCTCTCGTGGGGGTGGAGCGCTTCCAGCTTCAGGACGCGAAGCTCATGGGGAACTTGCTGCTCATCCTGAACTCTACGAGCTACGCCGTGTTCCTCGTGCTCGCGCGGCCGCTGATCGCCCGGCTCGGCGCGCTCCGAGTAATGAGCTGGGTGTTCCTGATCGGAGCGTTGCAGTGCACGCCCTACGTCTTGCGAAGCTTCCTCGCGCTTGACCCAGGGGCGCTGCCTGGTTGGGCGCTTGCTTCCCTGGCGTTCATCCTGGTTGGGCCCACGCTCCTCACGTACGTCCTCAATGGCTACGCGCTCACCCGCGTGGAGAGCTCCGTCGTGGCCGTGTACATCTACCTGCAACCGCTCATCGCGACCAGCGCCGCGTGGCTCGTGCTCGGGCAGAAGCCAACGTTGCGAACGTTCGTGGCGGGAACGGTGATCGTCGTTGGTGTCGCGCTCTCCAGTGAACTCTGGAAGCTGCGGCGACTGCGGGGCGCACGCGCGACTTGAAGGGCTAGCGCGGA
Coding sequences within it:
- the aceE gene encoding pyruvate dehydrogenase (acetyl-transferring), homodimeric type, with amino-acid sequence MHNYFPEAPDTDPQETAEWIESLNSVVASVGKERGRFLVRRILDAARFSGVVPDGPLVTDFVNTIPKEAEPEFPGDTKIERRIRQYIRWNAVAMVHRANVKFSGIGGHLSTYASSASLYEVGFNHFFRGKDEGLGDLVYYQGHAAPGVYARSFLEGRISLEQMEHFRREAERGVGLSSYPHPRLMPGYWEFPTVSMGLGPLSAIYQARFARYLHARGVIDTSQSRIWAFLGDGETDEPESLGSLSIAAREGLDNLIFVINCNLQRLDGPVRGNGKIVQELEALFRGAGWNVIKVIWAEEWDSLLDKDNEGVLRRRMNEVVDGQWQRYTTASGDYTRKDFFGTDPRLLEMVEHLSDEEIRKLRRGGHSHVKLYAAYKAAVEQTGRPTVILAHTVKGWTLGHSFEGSNVTHQKKKMELAELKAFRDLLKLPVPDDKLAEAPFVHPGMNSPEVQYMLERRRALGGTIPKRNDRIQVPLDMPASDFYAEFDAGMSKGEASTTMVFARLLANLIRDKQVGRRVVPIIPDEARTFGLDVLFSQVGIYSSAGQVYEPVDKGKLLYYRESKDGQVLEEGITEAGSMASFTAAGTAYSNWGQPMIPFYIYYSMFGFQRTGDQMWAFGDGKGRGFLLGATAGRTTLNGEGLQHEDGHSHILAAVIPNLRAYDVAFAYELATVIQDGMRAMYTDEEDCFYYITLQNENYTQPPLPDGDDVKQHIVKGMYRYRAAKERRPLHVQLWGSGSIMMQVIAAADILEERFGVSSDIWGVTSYSRMRDEALACERHNRLRPLEEARVPFISTQLKDVEGPFVAATDYMKLVPDQVARWVPGRLVSLGTDGFGMSDTREGLRRHFEVDAENIALAALDALRLEGRIPAENVAKAVSELGIDAGKVDPMLV
- a CDS encoding DUF962 domain-containing protein, giving the protein MKKLKLNAEWTALMDSYRDDHQNETNQFCHTIGIPMIAASFPVGATVVGLPLAASMFTVGWGFQFVGHYFEGKPPSFVSDKRSLVIGLLWWAKKVGIDVVEETRPENDTTEAPRYESAASAAE
- a CDS encoding TetR/AcrR family transcriptional regulator — its product is MGTAAVRKPSQSRAKRTRASLVAAAEAEFTAHGYAQTTARSIAERAGVATGTFYQYFGDKDVMLRELADVRQQRIAREAVEVLGDDVRDVKGRELLAAVRSRMTRIVLMVMDYHRENPGLHAVLTERRHADSDLDQLTSLGEQALVHQVAQLLARWGFAGDTTATAFVLFGMVEGSVHAHVLGTSVVDDDRFTSALVDALIRVALPELDRD
- a CDS encoding DMT family transporter, with the translated sequence MRRVHLALITVQVLFGLWPVAGSAVLGVLSPQALIGFRLFLGAPCLILAARWGRSSGPRLTLKDLAQLFGLAILGITANQILFVEGLKRAGPINASVLLLIIPAVTLLAATLLGRERPSRLRLLGVAIAISGALALVGVERFQLQDAKLMGNLLLILNSTSYAVFLVLARPLIARLGALRVMSWVFLIGALQCTPYVLRSFLALDPGALPGWALASLAFILVGPTLLTYVLNGYALTRVESSVVAVYIYLQPLIATSAAWLVLGQKPTLRTFVAGTVIVVGVALSSELWKLRRLRGARAT